The proteins below come from a single Microbulbifer sp. Q7 genomic window:
- a CDS encoding tetratricopeptide repeat protein, whose protein sequence is MADHLTEEEQIESLKRWWKENGTGIVTGIVLALAGYFGWQWWQAKERGDAEAASNVYQGFVEAVSANEGKPDNKQLTTAQSLARELKDDYNKRIYAAQASLQLAAMAVEKNDLEAAAKELQWVLDNSNDDALKLVAKRRLASVKAARGETKEALELVQGSVPPAFAALYAETRGDILLQQGDKDAARAAYQEARAQLLPEQAAGSRLLDLKIEGLGEAPKAEGESADDAGEAEVDSEAATEKDAQ, encoded by the coding sequence ATGGCTGACCATTTGACCGAAGAAGAACAGATTGAGTCGCTCAAGCGCTGGTGGAAAGAAAACGGCACCGGCATCGTCACCGGTATCGTGCTGGCGCTGGCCGGTTACTTCGGCTGGCAGTGGTGGCAGGCGAAGGAGCGCGGCGACGCCGAAGCGGCCTCCAACGTTTATCAGGGCTTTGTCGAGGCGGTATCCGCCAATGAAGGCAAGCCGGATAACAAGCAGCTCACCACCGCCCAGTCCTTGGCGCGCGAACTGAAAGACGACTACAACAAGCGCATCTACGCCGCCCAGGCGTCGCTGCAGCTGGCCGCCATGGCGGTCGAAAAGAACGATCTCGAAGCTGCGGCGAAGGAGCTGCAGTGGGTGCTGGATAACAGCAACGACGATGCCCTCAAACTCGTCGCCAAGCGTCGCCTGGCGTCGGTCAAGGCCGCACGCGGTGAGACCAAGGAAGCGCTGGAACTGGTGCAGGGTAGTGTGCCGCCGGCCTTTGCCGCGCTGTACGCGGAAACCCGCGGTGACATCCTGCTGCAGCAGGGCGACAAAGACGCCGCCCGCGCCGCATACCAGGAAGCCCGCGCGCAGCTGCTCCCGGAGCAAGCGGCCGGTTCCCGCTTGCTGGACCTGAAAATTGAAGGGCTGGGTGAAGCGCCTAAGGCCGAAGGCGAAAGCGCCGACGATGCCGGGGAAGCCGAAGTGGATAGCGAAGCAGCAACGGAGAAAGACGCGCAATGA
- the yacG gene encoding DNA gyrase inhibitor YacG yields MSDRPTVACPTCKKPIEWTPENRHRPFCCERCKLIDLGEWASEGHKIPGQPVFDDVMSEDLDPTKTRH; encoded by the coding sequence ATGTCTGACCGCCCTACTGTCGCCTGCCCCACCTGTAAAAAACCAATCGAGTGGACCCCGGAAAACCGCCACCGCCCGTTCTGCTGTGAGCGTTGCAAGCTCATCGACCTGGGCGAGTGGGCCAGTGAGGGGCACAAGATTCCGGGGCAGCCGGTCTTTGACGATGTGATGAGCGAAGACCTGGACCCCACCAAGACCCGCCACTGA
- the bamB gene encoding outer membrane protein assembly factor BamB: MIGTYTGVRASAGKVLNRVAAVALAAVISACASNDEKEDTDPVKLTEITETVQLREAWSQNIGDIDALRYAMLKPGIIDGKVIAANSEGNVFAFDRASGKRLWKVDIDQSISGGVGVGLGMAVVADYRGRIVALSLQDGSQLWTSQLGGEVVATPAVGSGMVVVQTVDGKLLGLDANSGEQQWRHNTALPVLTLRGTASPVISAGMVFAGLDNGKVIALSVSDGLTRWEQRVAIPQGTAELDRVVDVDGTPLVRGELVFAASYQGRAVALSRDDGRGLWARDASTNHGVAVGAGQVFLSGADGSVHAYNVGNGQVQWTNSELLRRELSGPAYFGDVVVVGDLEGYIHALDPSSGRFVGRTRIDRDPVRIPLLADADLLFALSDDGELVALRLER; encoded by the coding sequence ATGATAGGGACTTACACAGGCGTGCGCGCGAGTGCGGGCAAGGTGCTGAACCGGGTGGCCGCCGTGGCCCTGGCCGCGGTCATCAGTGCCTGCGCTTCCAACGATGAAAAGGAAGATACGGATCCGGTAAAACTCACGGAGATCACCGAAACCGTCCAGCTGCGTGAAGCGTGGTCGCAGAATATCGGTGACATCGATGCCCTGCGCTACGCGATGCTCAAGCCCGGCATCATCGACGGCAAGGTAATTGCCGCCAACAGTGAGGGCAATGTATTCGCGTTTGATCGCGCCAGCGGTAAGCGCCTGTGGAAAGTGGATATCGACCAGTCCATCAGTGGCGGTGTCGGCGTCGGCCTGGGTATGGCCGTGGTGGCGGATTACCGTGGCCGTATTGTCGCCCTCAGCCTGCAGGATGGCAGCCAGCTCTGGACCAGTCAGCTGGGTGGTGAAGTCGTCGCCACCCCGGCGGTAGGGTCCGGCATGGTGGTGGTACAGACGGTCGACGGCAAACTGCTGGGCCTGGATGCCAATTCCGGCGAGCAACAGTGGCGCCACAACACCGCGTTGCCGGTGCTGACCCTGCGCGGCACCGCCAGCCCGGTGATTTCCGCCGGCATGGTGTTTGCCGGCCTGGATAACGGCAAGGTGATTGCACTGAGCGTGTCCGATGGCCTCACCCGTTGGGAGCAGCGCGTAGCCATCCCGCAGGGCACTGCCGAGCTGGATCGCGTGGTGGATGTCGACGGCACGCCGCTGGTGCGCGGCGAGCTGGTATTCGCCGCCAGCTACCAGGGGCGTGCAGTCGCCCTGTCGCGGGATGACGGCCGCGGCCTGTGGGCGCGTGACGCCTCAACCAACCACGGTGTGGCCGTGGGTGCCGGCCAGGTCTTCCTGAGCGGCGCCGATGGCAGTGTCCACGCCTACAATGTGGGTAATGGGCAGGTGCAATGGACCAACAGTGAATTGCTGCGCCGCGAGTTGAGTGGCCCCGCCTATTTCGGCGATGTGGTGGTGGTTGGCGACCTGGAGGGATACATCCACGCGCTGGATCCGTCCTCCGGCCGCTTTGTGGGGCGAACCCGCATTGATCGCGACCCGGTGCGTATTCCGCTGCTCGCGGATGCCGACCTGCTGTTTGCCCTGTCGGACGACGGCGAGCTGGTGGCACTGCGCCTGGAGCGCTAG
- the der gene encoding ribosome biogenesis GTPase Der — protein MLPVIALVGRPNVGKSTLFNRLTKSRDALVANYAGLTRDRKYGEAEFEGHKMILVDTGGISGDEEGIDAAMAQQSMQAIEEADFVLFLVDCRAGLTPADDMIAERLRTRSKPTILVANKVDGVNPDIALAPFYELGIGELFPTTATHGRGVRALMERLVEGLPEPAEDEAEEEATGIKIGIVGRPNVGKSTLVNRLLGEDRVVVFDQPGTTRDSVYINYTRDEKPYTIIDTAGIRRRKNVKESVEKFSIVKTLQAVEDANVVVLVIDASEGLVDQDMHLMGSVIQAGRALVVALNKWDGLDPDHRDFVKTELERRLRFVDFADIHFISALHGTGVGNLYKSIEDAYQSATDKLSTNHLTRILQWAVSEHQPPLVNGHRIKLRYAHAGGQNPPVIVIHGNQTTQVPNHYTRYLEKTYRKALDLHGTPVKIEFRTGDNPYAGKKNKLSDRQKAKKRRLMKFVKKKK, from the coding sequence ATGTTGCCTGTAATTGCCCTGGTAGGGCGCCCCAATGTGGGTAAATCCACCCTGTTTAACCGGCTTACCAAAAGCCGCGACGCCCTCGTGGCCAACTACGCCGGCCTTACCCGCGACCGCAAGTATGGCGAGGCGGAGTTCGAAGGCCACAAAATGATCCTGGTGGACACCGGTGGTATCAGCGGCGACGAAGAAGGCATCGATGCCGCCATGGCCCAGCAATCCATGCAGGCCATTGAGGAAGCGGACTTCGTCCTGTTTCTGGTGGACTGCCGCGCCGGCCTCACCCCCGCGGACGACATGATTGCCGAGCGCCTGCGCACCCGCTCCAAACCCACCATCCTGGTGGCCAACAAGGTAGACGGCGTTAACCCGGATATCGCCCTGGCACCCTTCTACGAACTCGGGATTGGCGAGCTGTTTCCCACTACCGCCACCCACGGCCGCGGTGTGCGCGCGCTGATGGAGCGGCTGGTTGAAGGTCTGCCGGAACCCGCGGAAGATGAAGCGGAGGAAGAGGCCACCGGCATCAAGATCGGTATCGTCGGGCGCCCCAACGTGGGCAAGTCCACCTTGGTAAACCGCCTGCTGGGGGAAGACCGCGTAGTGGTCTTCGACCAGCCCGGCACCACCCGTGACAGCGTGTATATCAACTACACCCGCGACGAAAAGCCCTACACCATCATCGACACCGCCGGTATTCGCCGCCGTAAAAACGTCAAGGAATCGGTGGAGAAGTTCTCCATCGTCAAAACCCTGCAGGCGGTGGAAGACGCCAATGTGGTGGTGCTGGTGATCGACGCCAGTGAAGGTCTGGTGGACCAGGACATGCATCTCATGGGCAGTGTGATCCAGGCCGGCCGCGCACTGGTGGTCGCCCTCAACAAATGGGACGGCCTCGACCCGGACCACCGCGACTTCGTGAAAACCGAACTGGAACGCCGTCTGCGCTTCGTGGACTTTGCGGATATTCACTTTATTTCCGCGCTTCACGGCACCGGCGTGGGCAACCTGTACAAGTCCATCGAAGACGCTTACCAGTCTGCCACCGACAAGCTCTCCACCAACCACCTTACGCGAATTCTGCAGTGGGCGGTGAGTGAGCACCAACCGCCGCTGGTCAACGGTCACCGTATCAAGCTGCGCTACGCGCACGCCGGTGGTCAGAACCCTCCGGTGATTGTGATTCACGGCAACCAGACCACGCAGGTGCCCAATCACTACACGCGCTATCTGGAGAAGACCTACCGCAAGGCTTTGGATCTGCACGGCACCCCGGTAAAAATTGAATTCCGTACCGGTGACAACCCCTATGCGGGCAAGAAAAATAAACTCAGCGACCGCCAGAAGGCCAAGAAGCGCCGCCTGATGAAGTTCGTGAAGAAGAAAAAATAA
- a CDS encoding protein disulfide oxidoreductase → MKIKSAVWSLAKFVVLAAIIVSSVSWYHSRNMPKGQAPELLAPDINGLPVSLQKMTQQGPVLIYFWATWCGYCRVVSPAVSDLASEHQVITIALQSGTPEEVATYQQQHSLKFRTINDPSGALSNSWGLQVTPSIAIVDTEGKVSAVTSGMTSKWGLKARLWLADR, encoded by the coding sequence ATGAAGATAAAAAGTGCCGTCTGGTCTCTGGCAAAATTTGTCGTGCTGGCGGCCATCATCGTCAGTTCTGTGTCCTGGTACCACAGCCGCAATATGCCCAAGGGGCAGGCGCCGGAACTGCTGGCCCCGGACATCAACGGCCTGCCCGTCAGTCTGCAGAAAATGACCCAGCAAGGCCCGGTACTGATTTACTTCTGGGCCACCTGGTGTGGGTATTGCCGCGTGGTGTCCCCGGCAGTTTCCGACTTGGCCAGCGAGCACCAGGTCATCACCATCGCCCTGCAATCCGGCACCCCGGAAGAGGTGGCCACCTATCAGCAACAACACAGTCTGAAGTTCCGCACCATCAACGACCCGTCCGGCGCACTCAGTAATAGTTGGGGCCTGCAGGTAACCCCCTCGATCGCGATTGTGGATACCGAGGGCAAGGTGAGTGCGGTCACGTCAGGGATGACGTCTAAGTGGGGACTGAAAGCGCGGCTGTGGCTGGCTGACCGATAA
- a CDS encoding NAD-dependent succinate-semialdehyde dehydrogenase — MINLKNPDLLRKQSYINGQWVDADSGNTLDVINPANGKVVATIASCGADETRRAIEAANEAWPAWRDLTVKQRAKILRDWYNLIIDNVDDLAAILTVEQGKPLSEAKTEITYGANYLEWFSEEAKRAYGDVIAPPSKDKRIVVVKQPVGVTASITPWNFPSAMIARKVAPALAAGCTFVAKPASETPLSALALAVLAEKAGVPKGVFNVVAGKSSREIGAEMTGNPLVRKFTFTGSTAVGKKLQAQCAETIKKTSMELGGNAPFIVFDDADLDEAVKGAIICKYRNAGQTCVCANRIFVQEGVYEEFAKKFTDAVSALKMGDGTEEGVDVGPMINAGAVEDVKALVEDAVSKGAKNLNDGGPSDMGECFYTPTVLSGVDDTMKLFKEEIFGPVAPLYKFSSEEEAIRMANDTEFGLASYFYSRDIGRIWRVAEGLEYGMVGINEGIISNEMAPFGGIKESGSGREGSKYGLDDYLEIKYLCMGGI; from the coding sequence GTGATAAACCTTAAAAACCCCGATCTCCTACGCAAACAGTCCTATATCAATGGGCAGTGGGTTGATGCCGATTCCGGCAACACCCTTGACGTCATCAATCCGGCCAATGGCAAGGTCGTCGCCACCATCGCCTCCTGTGGCGCCGATGAAACCCGCCGCGCTATCGAAGCCGCCAACGAAGCCTGGCCCGCCTGGCGCGACCTCACGGTAAAACAGCGCGCGAAAATCCTGCGCGACTGGTACAACCTGATTATCGACAACGTCGACGACCTCGCCGCCATCCTCACCGTCGAGCAGGGCAAACCACTCAGCGAAGCCAAAACCGAAATCACCTACGGCGCCAACTACCTCGAATGGTTTAGCGAAGAAGCCAAGCGTGCCTACGGCGACGTCATCGCACCACCCAGCAAAGACAAGCGTATTGTTGTGGTGAAGCAGCCGGTGGGCGTCACCGCCTCCATTACCCCGTGGAATTTCCCCAGCGCGATGATTGCGCGCAAAGTTGCCCCGGCGCTGGCCGCAGGCTGTACCTTCGTGGCCAAGCCCGCCTCGGAAACCCCGCTGTCCGCCCTGGCACTGGCCGTGCTCGCGGAAAAAGCGGGCGTTCCCAAAGGAGTCTTCAACGTCGTTGCCGGTAAAAGCTCTCGGGAAATTGGCGCCGAGATGACCGGCAACCCGCTGGTGCGTAAATTTACCTTTACCGGCTCCACCGCTGTGGGCAAAAAACTGCAGGCCCAGTGCGCCGAGACCATCAAGAAAACCTCCATGGAACTTGGTGGCAACGCGCCGTTTATCGTGTTCGACGATGCCGACCTCGACGAAGCCGTGAAGGGCGCCATCATCTGCAAATACCGCAACGCCGGGCAAACCTGTGTATGCGCCAACCGCATCTTTGTGCAGGAAGGTGTGTACGAAGAATTTGCCAAGAAGTTTACCGACGCGGTCAGCGCCCTGAAAATGGGGGATGGCACCGAAGAGGGCGTGGACGTCGGCCCCATGATCAATGCCGGTGCGGTAGAGGATGTGAAAGCGCTGGTGGAAGACGCCGTGAGTAAAGGGGCGAAAAACCTGAACGACGGTGGCCCCAGCGACATGGGTGAGTGCTTCTATACCCCCACGGTGCTGTCCGGCGTGGACGACACCATGAAGCTGTTCAAGGAAGAAATTTTCGGCCCCGTCGCACCGCTGTACAAATTCTCCAGCGAAGAAGAAGCCATCCGCATGGCCAACGACACCGAGTTCGGCCTGGCCTCCTATTTCTACTCCCGTGATATCGGCCGTATCTGGCGCGTGGCCGAGGGCCTGGAGTACGGTATGGTGGGTATCAACGAGGGCATCATTTCCAATGAAATGGCCCCCTTCGGTGGTATCAAAGAATCCGGGAGCGGCCGCGAAGGATCCAAGTACGGCCTGGACGATTATCTGGAAATCAAATACCTGTGCATGGGTGGCATCTGA
- a CDS encoding type II secretion system F family protein has translation MAKAAATAVAYIYKGVDAKGNKVEGEVNSTNPALIKAQLRRQGIIANKVQKKPKPLFGGNKRVKPGDIAIFTRQMATMMRAGVPLVQSFEIVADGLDNEGLKELIFKIRDDVASGTAFADALRKYPLYFDNLFCNLVASGEQSGALETMLDRIATYKEKTESLKAKIKKAMTYPIAVLVVAVVVTAILLVKVVPQFAQTFSSFGADLPAFTLFVLSISEWMQANWLIAFVGIVVVVGGTLEIKKRNKNVANFFDRLMLRLPVLGQITYNSIAARYARTLSTTFAAGVPLIDALKSVAGATGNVVYEEATLKIRDSVATGIPLNGAMRASGLYPTMLVQMAAIGEESGALDEMLGKAADFYEEAVDNMVDNLTTLMEPMIMAVLGILVGGLMIAMYLPIFQLGQVV, from the coding sequence ATGGCCAAAGCCGCCGCTACCGCAGTTGCCTATATCTATAAGGGCGTAGATGCCAAGGGCAACAAGGTTGAGGGAGAAGTCAACAGCACCAACCCAGCCTTGATCAAAGCCCAATTGCGTCGCCAAGGCATCATTGCCAACAAGGTACAAAAAAAGCCCAAGCCGCTGTTTGGCGGCAATAAAAGGGTCAAGCCAGGTGATATTGCCATTTTTACTCGGCAGATGGCTACGATGATGAGGGCTGGTGTGCCACTGGTGCAAAGCTTCGAGATCGTCGCAGACGGATTAGACAATGAGGGACTCAAGGAGCTGATTTTCAAGATTCGTGACGATGTTGCCTCGGGCACGGCGTTTGCGGACGCTCTACGCAAATATCCCCTTTACTTCGACAACCTGTTCTGCAATCTGGTTGCATCCGGAGAGCAGTCCGGCGCATTGGAAACCATGCTGGATAGGATTGCCACCTATAAGGAAAAAACCGAATCGCTAAAAGCCAAGATCAAGAAGGCCATGACTTACCCCATTGCGGTTTTGGTTGTAGCTGTTGTTGTAACAGCCATCCTTCTAGTAAAAGTAGTGCCGCAATTTGCGCAGACTTTCTCCAGTTTCGGTGCCGACTTACCAGCATTTACGCTTTTTGTTCTCAGTATCTCCGAGTGGATGCAGGCAAACTGGCTTATTGCTTTTGTCGGAATCGTTGTAGTGGTAGGTGGCACACTGGAGATAAAAAAACGCAACAAAAATGTCGCCAACTTCTTCGACAGACTGATGTTACGATTACCAGTGCTTGGGCAGATAACATACAACTCCATCGCCGCTCGCTACGCGCGAACCTTGTCGACAACGTTTGCCGCCGGTGTACCACTGATCGATGCGTTGAAGTCGGTAGCCGGCGCCACTGGTAATGTCGTGTACGAGGAAGCCACCCTAAAAATTCGTGACTCCGTAGCGACTGGTATCCCTCTGAATGGCGCCATGCGTGCATCTGGCCTCTATCCAACCATGCTGGTACAGATGGCAGCCATCGGCGAGGAGTCTGGTGCACTGGACGAAATGCTCGGCAAGGCCGCAGACTTCTATGAAGAGGCTGTCGATAATATGGTCGATAACCTTACTACCCTGATGGAGCCAATGATCATGGCGGTGCTTGGCATTCTCGTCGGTGGCCTGATGATCGCCATGTACCTCCCCATCTTCCAGCTCGGCCAGGTGGTCTAA
- a CDS encoding A24 family peptidase: MSEYLISNQALLTSSAFILGLLIGSFLNVVIHRLPIMMELEYQRDFYSYFEKTPSAEDQKALAQTYNLVLPHSHCPKCETEIKPWQNIPVVSYLLLRGKCGNCDAPISKRYPLVELATGILTAVVVWQLGFTWQALAGVLFTWALIALTGIDFDKQLLPDNITLPLLWAGLLINLWGVFVPLQDAVIGAIAGYLALWSVFHIFKLVTGKEGMGAGDFKILAAIGAWFGWQVLPLVILLSAAVGALVGILWTLISGRDKNLPIAFGPYLAGAAWIAMLWGEQIMGWYFRVSGLST; this comes from the coding sequence ATGTCCGAATATTTAATTTCTAATCAAGCGCTGCTAACAAGCAGCGCTTTTATTTTAGGCCTGCTCATCGGCAGCTTCCTCAACGTGGTCATCCACCGCCTGCCCATCATGATGGAACTGGAATACCAGCGGGATTTTTACAGTTACTTTGAGAAAACGCCTTCCGCCGAAGACCAGAAAGCGCTGGCGCAAACCTATAATCTGGTGCTGCCCCACTCTCATTGCCCCAAGTGCGAGACAGAGATCAAGCCCTGGCAGAACATCCCTGTGGTCAGCTACCTGCTGCTGCGGGGTAAATGCGGAAACTGCGATGCCCCCATATCCAAACGCTACCCGCTGGTGGAACTCGCTACCGGTATTCTTACCGCTGTTGTGGTGTGGCAGCTGGGCTTTACCTGGCAGGCGCTGGCGGGGGTGTTGTTTACCTGGGCGTTGATTGCGCTTACCGGGATTGATTTCGACAAGCAGCTGCTACCCGACAACATCACCCTGCCCCTGCTGTGGGCCGGCCTGCTGATCAACCTGTGGGGCGTGTTTGTGCCACTGCAGGATGCGGTAATCGGCGCGATCGCCGGCTATCTGGCGCTGTGGAGTGTGTTTCATATCTTCAAGCTGGTAACCGGCAAGGAAGGTATGGGGGCGGGAGACTTCAAGATTCTCGCCGCTATCGGTGCCTGGTTTGGCTGGCAGGTACTGCCGCTGGTGATTCTGCTCTCCGCGGCAGTGGGTGCGCTGGTGGGTATTCTGTGGACGCTGATTTCCGGGCGGGACAAGAACCTGCCCATCGCCTTCGGCCCCTATCTCGCCGGTGCCGCCTGGATCGCCATGCTGTGGGGCGAGCAGATCATGGGGTGGTATTTTCGGGTTTCCGGGCTAAGCACTTAG
- the tsaA gene encoding tRNA (N6-threonylcarbamoyladenosine(37)-N6)-methyltransferase TrmO, with product MQITPIATTHSCFTEKFGIPRQPLLADASRAAIELLPPYDDPEAVSGLEQHSHLWLTWQFHQVAGQWSPKVRPPRLGGNKKLGVFATRSPFRPNNIGLSVVRLIEVRTHPKVELIVAGADLLQGTPILDIKPYIPYADSVPDAVSELAESAPPATTVHIPQAITQTAQGYRDDWGTDLAALITQVLAQDPKPAYQQPDPQRIYGMALCGFNLQWRYQDGAIQVVGLSPLPNERETTGEEK from the coding sequence ATGCAGATAACCCCAATCGCCACTACCCATTCCTGCTTCACCGAAAAGTTCGGCATCCCCCGGCAGCCCCTGCTGGCGGATGCCAGCCGCGCGGCCATCGAACTGCTGCCGCCGTATGATGACCCGGAAGCAGTCAGCGGGCTCGAACAGCACAGTCACCTGTGGCTCACCTGGCAATTCCACCAGGTCGCCGGCCAGTGGTCACCCAAGGTGCGCCCGCCGCGCCTTGGCGGCAATAAAAAACTCGGCGTATTCGCCACCCGCTCGCCATTTCGCCCCAATAATATCGGCCTGTCAGTGGTGCGCCTGATCGAAGTGCGCACGCACCCCAAGGTAGAGTTAATCGTTGCCGGTGCCGACCTGTTACAGGGCACGCCGATTCTCGATATCAAACCCTACATTCCCTACGCCGATAGCGTTCCCGATGCGGTCAGTGAGCTGGCCGAGTCCGCGCCACCGGCCACTACCGTGCATATTCCCCAGGCAATCACGCAGACTGCTCAGGGCTACCGCGACGACTGGGGCACCGATCTCGCGGCGTTGATTACACAGGTGCTCGCGCAGGATCCAAAGCCCGCCTACCAGCAGCCCGATCCACAACGGATTTACGGTATGGCGCTGTGCGGGTTTAACTTGCAGTGGCGTTATCAGGACGGCGCAATACAGGTGGTGGGGTTGAGCCCGCTGCCTAATGAAAGAGAGACGACTGGAGAAGAAAAATGA
- the coaE gene encoding dephospho-CoA kinase (Dephospho-CoA kinase (CoaE) performs the final step in coenzyme A biosynthesis.): MFIIGLTGGIGSGKSAAAARFRHHGVNVVDADQAARVVVEPGRPALDAIAQHFGTGVILPEGGLNRAALRTLVFDNPEERRWLEQLTHPLIREEIISSLAASAETHSARYAILESPLLLETNQSELVQRVCVVDIPEELQLARARARDANSVDQIRKIMAAQLPRAERCAKADDILDNSGSLEFLNAQVDALHQKYVQLATQT; this comes from the coding sequence ATGTTTATTATTGGCCTAACCGGGGGTATCGGCAGTGGCAAATCCGCCGCAGCAGCGCGCTTTCGGCACCATGGCGTTAACGTGGTGGATGCGGATCAGGCCGCACGGGTGGTGGTTGAACCGGGCCGACCGGCGCTGGATGCGATTGCACAGCACTTTGGAACGGGCGTGATTCTGCCGGAAGGTGGGCTCAACCGGGCGGCACTGCGCACACTGGTATTTGATAATCCCGAAGAACGACGCTGGCTGGAACAGCTGACTCACCCGCTGATCCGGGAGGAAATTATTTCCTCTTTGGCCGCGAGCGCGGAAACCCATTCTGCCCGCTACGCAATCCTCGAATCCCCTCTGCTACTGGAGACCAACCAGTCCGAGCTTGTACAGCGTGTGTGCGTTGTGGACATCCCGGAGGAGCTTCAGCTTGCCCGAGCGCGCGCGCGGGATGCCAATTCCGTGGATCAGATCCGCAAGATCATGGCCGCACAACTGCCCCGCGCGGAGCGGTGTGCAAAGGCCGACGATATTCTGGATAATAGCGGCTCGCTGGAGTTTCTTAATGCGCAAGTGGACGCGCTTCACCAGAAATACGTGCAACTGGCCACGCAAACCTGA
- a CDS encoding type II toxin-antitoxin system RelE/ParE family toxin — protein MAYSLYIRPDAEADLASAYEFYEECRDGLGSDFLLCVEEGFSRIQHNPESYPCVHKDIRRLLIHRFPYSIFYTPRGSRLIVLAVLHCARAPATLKART, from the coding sequence ATGGCATATTCGCTTTATATCCGCCCTGATGCTGAAGCGGATTTAGCTAGCGCGTACGAGTTTTATGAAGAATGCCGCGACGGCTTAGGGTCGGATTTCCTACTTTGTGTTGAGGAAGGGTTTTCTAGGATTCAACATAACCCAGAGTCATATCCGTGCGTACACAAAGACATACGGCGCCTTCTTATCCACCGCTTCCCCTACAGCATTTTCTATACTCCTCGTGGTTCACGCTTGATTGTGCTCGCCGTACTCCATTGCGCTAGGGCTCCTGCAACCTTGAAAGCTCGCACTTAA
- a CDS encoding addiction module protein: MEIQQLSVSERIVLAQELWESVLAEQNKIELSQAQRDVLDARLAAYEVDSNPGSDWDSVKARITRK; encoded by the coding sequence ATGGAAATTCAACAACTTAGCGTTAGCGAGCGTATCGTACTAGCTCAGGAGCTGTGGGAAAGTGTGCTTGCCGAACAAAACAAAATTGAATTGAGCCAAGCCCAAAGAGATGTGCTCGATGCCCGGCTCGCCGCTTACGAAGTAGATAGTAACCCAGGCTCAGATTGGGACTCTGTCAAAGCTCGTATTACTCGAAAGTAA